The Notolabrus celidotus isolate fNotCel1 chromosome 6, fNotCel1.pri, whole genome shotgun sequence nucleotide sequence taaaaaatgtgacatcTTTTGAAACAATACTTCCCCTTTAAACGTATCCACGAGGAACAGTGACATCCACACGTTCTCATCCCTCCCCAGTAAACTCATCCCTGCAGGTATGCACCTGATCCGGACGTGGCTGCAGCTCCGTTGGCAGTCCGCTTCCAGCTGTTGGGCACATCACTCTGCTAATATCGGCTTGAGATCCTTTGTTTCCATAGAGAGACTGAGGCCGACAAACCAGttaagtattcaacacagctttattaAGATTATCCCAGCTGGCACTAATTGTCACATGTCGTGCTGTTGCTGAGGGTAGCGTGTGAGACGTAGTGATTTTGCTGCTAAGATGCATTATGCGCCATGTTTATGCTACTGTTGGGTTTTGTAACATGAAGGTCATGTTGTCCGGTTTAACATTAATGCAGTTACGTATGGGGCgacgtttgtaaagttgtgcacactgaaaataacagataCCGCACATTTAGTTCCAAAATTTCATAGCAATTTAGAGTgcattttaaaagtcacttttaaaaaaaacacatttagaggaatatttgtgatctacactttaattttattgtgaaaaatgtATTGAGTTAAAGTTAattctaaatgctaaatataaatataaatgttgaatataaatataaatgttaaaaataaatataaaggttaaatataaatgctaaatataattataaatgttaaatataaatataaatgctaaatataaatctaaatattaatctaaatgttaaatctaaatgctaatcaaaatgttaaatacaaatctaaatgttaagtataaatctaaatgttaaatataaataaaaatattaaatataaatctgaatgttcaactttaaatctaaatgttaaatataaatataagcgttaaatataaatataattgctgaatctaaatgttaaatataaatataaatgttaaataaaaatataaatataaatataaatataaatgttaaatgtaaatatcaaatataaatataaatgttaattgttgCTCCGCAATCCTAgttatttagctgatatgcaaattcaaagtgacttttaaaaatgcactctaaatttttatgacattttggagatAACACAATGCAATTGTTGAAGAAGTATTTAAGGTCTAGAGTAAATATAGAAATGCCACAATTTCAGTATATTTATCCTTCATTGTAAATCCTACAGGACCCAGCTCGTGACAATAAATTATGAGGTTAAGGTAAAACATGTtataaaatatatcaaactTTCTCCCCACAAAATCAATTTAAACTAcatgggtaaaataaaataatgtaggTAAAATGTTTTTAGATAACATCTTTCTCTGTGGCCTGTTGGCATGCTGGTGATCTCCcttacacaacacaacagacGGAGGTTTAGAGACACAAACTGCACTAGCTAAGCTCAAGTACTGGTCTCATATATGAAgttttctgttcttttgcttCTATGTCTGTATAATGGTCTTATCCATCCTGCCTTAAATTTTACCAGCCAAACAGTTccatttcatttattgttttgattcCCACAGAAATGAGTTCGCAAATCCGTCAAAACTTCCACCAGGAATGCGAGGCTGCCATCAACAGACAGATAAACCTGGAGCTCTACGCCTCTTATGTTTACCTCTCAATGGTGAGAAAATTCCCTGTGCATCCTGTATGCCTTTCTTCCTAGTAGGTAGCTGAATACTGTTTgaccctgtttgtttttctttgtttttcttcaggctTACTATTTCGATAGGGATGACAAATCTCTGCCACGTTTTTCACAGTTCTTTGATGCACAGTCTAAAGAAGAGCGGGAGCATGCAGAGAAGCTCATGGGTCTACAGAACAAGCGAGGAGGAAGAATATTTCTGCAGGACATTAGGGTATGAAagtatacattttttgttttctagagTATTAATTTTACCGTGCTGTTTCAAAACGAGGCCTTAAACATGTTAGTTACCAATTTATCAAGCAGCTATTGATTCAAGTGTTAGCTATTTTTGTAAAATTAGAATAATACTGCTATTAAATTATTGTGAATTATTGATGTCCATCTCAGAAACCTGATAGAGATGAGTGGGGCAGCGGCCTGGAGGCTTTGGAGTGTGCCTTGCAGCTTGAGAAAACTGTAAACCAATCCCTGCTTGACCTGCAGAAAATGGCAACGGAACACAACGATCCTCATGtaagctgcagagaaaaagtcAATGCACACAGCTGAGGCCCTGATAGAAACCTTTGTTCACTAGAAGTCTAATTAAGCTGTAGATACAATCATTATTAATTATTGATCATATTACAAACTGAAGGGCAGGTATAGGGCAGGAGCtgtgctttaaagctggggttggtagtcagatttagatacactttttattatactggttaaaatgatctttatgtcccgatggcaatcaatacataatatgttcttaaaagagagcgaaaaaaagctgctatctacagccggcgtaaacctgggaaaacaccaaccaatccctgcctttagggtccaatttatgaaaccaatcaaatcccgtcctgccgttctgcccgcctcctcacgtacatttccccggcgtgtacacctcgtccccgtcccctgcctctgcttcccctgactctactgactgcccctctcgctcaacctcaggcctgtcccctctgagggggactttgctcaggactgtagtccggatcagagtctaaaaagctctcaccacgggggctctgacaagcaaaacaatgaatgacatttagtaagtcctacagaaaatgtatatgtatcgtAGCGTCCATCCGGACACTGTAGGGATGaagagccgattcgtgaacacgttgagctttaataaccggtcactgtcggccgtgatcacgccaaccaacaacgcaacaatcaatgtttgaatgaatgaagaacttctcctcttgtctctcctctctccggctcgctgtgagtactaacagcagccatgtttgtttgtgtttttaactttcactatgataatgttttggtaaggaccggttttgaatcagttgcCATCATATGGTCTCGAAGTACCAGCGCTCGTGAATGTGAGTGGGGGTGTcgtttttggaggagctccgaggggaagggggggtggggttagacggagtcctgatcaaatgctacattcaaattcatgctagttttccgtgactaccaaccctagctttaagagggTTTTTTTGGCATGCAGTATTACTGATGAAGGAAGTTAGAGGCAAAATTTCAAGTACAGCTCAAAGCATCTGTTGCCACATCTTAATGAGCTGCAATCATGTGTTCATATCTGCACAAATTCTCTGTACAACTACACAAGGAATATGACAGATAGAGAGCAGACACTGCGTCTTATACTAAAGTGGTGTTGTTACTGAGCCAGACAGGAGCTGACTCTGTGTGCATTTTCATGTCTGATGTCAAAATGTTCAAACTAATAAAGATATCcttctgtttttcctttcttttcaagACGTGTGACTTCATAGAAAAACATTTCCTGGACGAACAAGTCAAATCCATCAAACAGCTGGCTGACTGGATATCCAATTTGCGTCGCATGGGGGCTCCTCAGAGTGGCATGGCTGAGTACCTGTTTGACAAACTCACTGTGGCTGAAGAGGGAAGTTAAACTAAACTGTGATGTTGATGATCCTCATGATCCCTTCTTCATGCCAACCTGCCCTCTGTGTCCGACATATACTGCTTATGATACAGATAACACTGCTTTATTTATGCTTGTAAGCACTCCTTCAACTGCACGGGATTCAAAACTCAGAGAGAGACCTTACCTCATGTTACATTCCAGGTTAAAATCAGGGGATGTTTATAGATTAAGGACTGTGACGAAGAAAGTAATAATTTCATCAttacaatgttttttaaatgatttttttcttaaattttttaaatttattttatttttttataggtTTTGCTATTGATTAGTTGATATCGATACTTTGAAcatattaaataaaagtaaggTGGATAATTCCACtaacagcaataacaacagagGAATGGGTGAAAAAGAGTTGACAATCTCAATTACAGAGTTTGTCTGAGTAGATAAGGCTGTATGAGACTTTCACAATAAGATCTGAGGtctggtaaatggtaaatggggacgacgatgacgatgatgacgatgatggtgatgaggacgatgatgaggatgacgacgatgacgatgatgacgatgatgacaTCAACTTGTTTGGCAGTGACGATGGGGATGAGGAGGCTGAACGCCTGAAGAAGGAACGTATTGACGCCTACGCAGCCAAGAAAGCCAAGAAACCCTTCCTCATCGCCAAATCCTCGATTCTGAGAAAATGTCATAGTGCATGGTATCCATAATCAGTTGACTACAATCATTCTTTAAACCATGTCTCCCCTCGCAACTCTATTAGTCTTATAAAAGTGCACCCTGCAGAGTTAGTAAACACTTCATATTGCTATACATAAACTATTCAGGAGATGTGTTATCAAGGACATTGAAAGGCAATATTTAAACTGAAAACTGCTGTTATATTTTTTCAGCTTAATACAATTAACCttgtcattttattattttattgtaagtaagtaaatattgatttaaatataaaaatgtacgTATTATTATCTAGTGAAGTGAGAACACaacactttttacatttttttcccattaaCACCTCATCTCTTGTATTCCCAAGTGAAGGgaagtcctgaggacatgctacattgaAATTCCTGCTAGTTtcccatgactaccaaccctagctttaagttgcAATTAAGGTTGTATGAACACACTGATAAGGATAAGCATAAAACCCCTCATAATGATTCCTTAAGTATCTATAGTGGCACAGATTTCTTCTCTATGCAAATAATTCACATAGTACAACTGTATAatttatgaatacatttaatgGTTCATTTAAGGTAAGTTTCATTTGCAGTTTGCTTATGTAATAAAATGAAGTCCAATGGTTACCAAGAAATAATTCcaattttaatttctttatttgaaaaagctgaaaaaacaaccaaagaaaCAACATGATACTGAATATTTATTAAAGATAAAATCAGAAACAATGCTACTTCCGTCTTCCTTCACATGTTGACTGTTAACTCTGTTATGGTGCTGTTGAATCACAAGTAGGTCAAGTGTTCCATAAGAGCATACCAGGAAGTAGAGATTAACTGAAATACTTTCAGCTTTGCATAGTACAAATAACTGTGATACATTCAGACTGTGACAACGATCGGACCGTGTTAGGctcaaatatttaaatactgTATGTGATACGAAAACCCTCAGTCACACCCTTTTTGCTTAGTCCTGgtccctccctcctgctgccTTGTTCACCGCACTGTCCACCAAAACACCCAGAAGGTCTCCTTCAGCCAATGAGATTCCCGAGTCATTGGGCGAGTTCTGCTGATTGGTTTCTGGTTGAGATGATGCTGCAGTAGGAACCGTGTTCATGTTATTGCTAAGTCCACCGTTGGTGCCCCCGTTGCTTGTCTTCACGT carries:
- the fth1b gene encoding ferritin, heavy polypeptide 1b isoform X1, whose amino-acid sequence is MSSQIRQNFHQECEAAINRQINLELYASYVYLSMAYYFDRDDKSLPRFSQFFDAQSKEEREHAEKLMGLQNKRGGRIFLQDIRKPDRDEWGSGLEALECALQLEKTVNQSLLDLQKMATEHNDPHTCDFIEKHFLDEQVKSIKQLADWISNLRRMGAPQSGMAEYLFDKLTVAEEGS
- the fth1b gene encoding ferritin, heavy polypeptide 1b isoform X2, encoding MSSQIRQNFHQECEAAINRQINLELYASYVYLSMFFDAQSKEEREHAEKLMGLQNKRGGRIFLQDIRKPDRDEWGSGLEALECALQLEKTVNQSLLDLQKMATEHNDPHTCDFIEKHFLDEQVKSIKQLADWISNLRRMGAPQSGMAEYLFDKLTVAEEGS